One region of Enterobacter ludwigii genomic DNA includes:
- a CDS encoding MFS transporter → MNTSVVSPGRAGLILLLTGQMLPMIDTSITNVALDAITHSLHATATELELIVALYGVAFAVCLALGSKLGDNLGRRRLFMWGVAIFGLASLLCGISGNIEQLLAARIVQGAGAALIMPQILATLHITLKGTAHAKAISLFGGIGGIAFIVGQMGGGWLVSADIAGLGWRNAFFINVPICLVVLALSRRYVPETRRETPSRIDWAGTVLLAVILCCLLFPMALGPQWHWSWPLKAALIAIIPLGYLMVLNARKKEREDAHPLIPPRLIQLRSIRFGVLIAMLFFSVWSGFMFCMALTMQTGLGMAPWQSGNSFIALGVTYFISAWFAPRMIARYSTSTILLTGLAIQIIGLLALIATFRLWGMNNTTLTLVPATGLVGYGQALIVNSFYRIGMRDIQPDDAGAASAILSTLQQAALGLGPAIFGAILLHGLRNHHGDYTQAINLFLAVETGLMLILALATLRMRHRLCLPVVKTCHVTK, encoded by the coding sequence ATGAATACGTCAGTTGTTTCACCGGGTCGCGCAGGCCTGATATTGCTGTTAACCGGCCAGATGCTGCCCATGATTGATACCTCAATCACCAACGTGGCGCTGGACGCCATCACCCATTCTCTGCATGCCACCGCCACCGAGCTGGAGCTGATTGTCGCCCTATACGGCGTGGCCTTCGCCGTCTGTCTCGCGCTCGGCAGCAAGCTGGGGGACAACCTTGGCCGTCGTCGTCTGTTTATGTGGGGAGTGGCAATCTTTGGCCTGGCCTCGCTGCTGTGCGGGATTTCGGGGAATATTGAACAACTGCTTGCCGCGCGCATTGTGCAGGGTGCTGGCGCGGCGTTGATCATGCCGCAAATACTCGCCACGCTGCATATCACCTTAAAAGGTACGGCCCACGCCAAAGCGATAAGCCTCTTTGGCGGGATCGGCGGGATCGCGTTTATCGTCGGGCAGATGGGTGGCGGCTGGCTGGTATCGGCGGATATCGCCGGGCTGGGCTGGCGTAACGCGTTCTTTATCAACGTGCCAATCTGTCTGGTGGTTCTGGCGTTGAGCCGTCGCTATGTGCCGGAAACCCGTCGCGAAACGCCGTCGCGCATTGACTGGGCGGGCACCGTCCTGCTGGCAGTGATCCTCTGCTGTCTGCTGTTCCCGATGGCCCTCGGCCCGCAGTGGCACTGGTCATGGCCGCTGAAGGCCGCGCTGATTGCGATTATCCCGCTGGGATATCTGATGGTATTGAATGCCCGTAAAAAAGAGCGTGAGGATGCCCATCCGCTGATCCCACCGCGTCTGATACAGCTTCGCAGCATTCGCTTTGGCGTGCTGATTGCGATGCTCTTTTTCAGCGTCTGGTCCGGGTTTATGTTCTGTATGGCGCTGACCATGCAAACCGGTCTCGGGATGGCGCCGTGGCAATCGGGGAACAGTTTTATCGCCCTGGGTGTGACCTACTTTATTTCAGCATGGTTTGCCCCGCGTATGATCGCCCGCTACAGCACCAGCACGATCCTGCTGACCGGGCTGGCGATCCAGATTATCGGCCTGCTGGCGTTGATCGCCACATTCCGCCTCTGGGGCATGAACAACACAACGCTGACCCTGGTTCCGGCGACCGGCCTGGTTGGCTATGGACAGGCGCTGATCGTCAACAGCTTCTACCGCATCGGGATGCGCGACATCCAGCCTGATGATGCCGGTGCCGCGAGTGCGATCCTGAGTACGCTTCAGCAGGCGGCACTCGGTCTTGGTCCGGCCATTTTCGGCGCAATTTTGCTGCACGGGCTGAGGAATCATCACGGGGATTATACTCAGGCGATAAACCTCTTCCTGGCCGTCGAAACAGGTTTGATGCTTATCCTTGCGCTGGCGACATTACGTATGCGTCATCGTCTGTGTCTGCCCGTGGTGAAGACCTGCCACGTCACTAAATAA